The sequence CGCAGACGACGCGCGAGCGGGTGCTGGGGATCGACTCGCGCGACGGCGTGCAGATGGTGTTCGTCGATACGCCCGGGCTCGTGGACCCGCGCTACCTGCTGCACCGCGCGATGATGCACATCGCCCTGGACGTGATCGGCGATTCGGACGTGGTGCTCCTGCTGATCGACGCCTCCGCCGGCGTACCCGAGTTCGGGGAGGACGTGATGGAGCTGCTGGACCGCGCGCCGCGGCTGCTGGTGGTGAGCAACAAGGTGGACGTGGCGGCCGCGTCGCAGCGCGAGAGGGTGCGCGAGTGGAGCCGCGAGAGGTTCAAGGTGGAGCCCATCGAGGTTTCCGCCGTGACGGGGGAGGGGACGGAGACGCTGCGGGCCGAGATCGCGCGCCGCCTGCCCGTATCCGAGTTCCTCTATCCGGAGGAGGACGTCTCTTCGCAGCCGGTAAGGTTCTTCGTGGCGGAGCTGATCCGCGAGTCGGTCTTCGAGCTGTACTCGCAGGAGGTGCC is a genomic window of Longimicrobium sp. containing:
- the era gene encoding GTPase Era translates to MTDTETTVETRAGLVALVGFPNVGKSSLMNRLVEQKLSIVTPFAQTTRERVLGIDSRDGVQMVFVDTPGLVDPRYLLHRAMMHIALDVIGDSDVVLLLIDASAGVPEFGEDVMELLDRAPRLLVVSNKVDVAAASQRERVREWSRERFKVEPIEVSAVTGEGTETLRAEIARRLPVSEFLYPEEDVSSQPVRFFVAELIRESVFELYSQEVPYSVATKVEEFRESGSPLYIRAVVFVERASQKAIVVGSGGQAIKKLGQVSREKIEEFVGAPVYLDLWVKVLPRWRKDPVTLQRLGFKLPDAEQRS